One Sulfolobales archaeon genomic window carries:
- a CDS encoding (2Fe-2S)-binding protein, which produces MELRSVLGRSFPVSELFLKLAKEGIGTRDICPACGSKGHMVMKVTVSNHVDSSLWRLLRSEWFWFCSNPKCSIVYYNNDLGVYFLRDEVKTRVFHKEPPGDRPVCYCLSVTESVIREEIMVKKCCDSLEDIQKFTRAGTGRWCPITNPSGKCCREYLADLIHSILSEKPGGSVERRLEELSRSFRMEVPSTPVRGGAILLVEGMSCEGCAVAVRAALENLGILVKSVDWKSGLVEILDMKGYDIEKIKDAIEGIGYRVSRIVSG; this is translated from the coding sequence TTGGAGCTAAGAAGCGTCTTAGGGAGATCTTTTCCTGTATCGGAACTTTTTCTAAAGCTGGCAAAGGAGGGCATTGGAACAAGGGATATATGCCCAGCATGTGGATCTAAAGGGCATATGGTTATGAAGGTTACTGTATCGAATCATGTTGATTCGTCCCTGTGGAGGCTTCTGAGATCCGAGTGGTTTTGGTTTTGCAGCAATCCTAAGTGTTCTATTGTCTATTATAACAATGATCTAGGCGTTTATTTTTTAAGGGATGAAGTAAAAACAAGAGTTTTCCATAAAGAGCCTCCAGGGGATAGGCCTGTATGTTATTGTCTCTCGGTAACTGAGTCCGTGATTAGAGAGGAGATCATGGTTAAGAAATGCTGTGACTCCTTAGAGGATATACAGAAATTCACCAGAGCTGGTACAGGTAGATGGTGCCCAATAACAAATCCAAGTGGGAAATGCTGTAGAGAATATCTAGCAGATCTTATCCATAGCATTTTATCCGAGAAACCGGGAGGATCGGTTGAGAGGAGACTAGAGGAGCTTAGTAGATCTTTTAGGATGGAAGTACCATCAACACCGGTTAGAGGCGGGGCTATCCTACTAGTTGAGGGGATGAGCTGCGAAGGCTGCGCCGTTGCGGTGAGGGCGGCTCTAGAAAATCTGGGTATTCTGGTGAAGAGCGTGGATTGGAAGAGCGGGTTAGTAGAGATCCTTGATATGAAGGGATATGATATAGAGAAGATTAAGGATGCAATCGAGGGTATTGGCTACCGAGTTTCAAGGATCGTTTCTGGGTAA
- a CDS encoding YHS domain-containing protein produces MAIDPVCGMDVDPSKAVHKTVYKGKVYYFCSPACKAEFEKNPEYYLKHGPQGMPGHHRH; encoded by the coding sequence ATGGCTATAGACCCTGTATGTGGGATGGATGTAGATCCTTCTAAGGCTGTCCATAAAACAGTTTATAAGGGTAAGGTATATTACTTCTGCTCTCCTGCGTGCAAGGCTGAGTTTGAGAAGAATCCAGAGTATTATTTGAAGCACGGACCCCAGGGCATGCCTGGGCATCATAGGCACTAG
- a CDS encoding Lrp/AsnC family transcriptional regulator encodes MRRLKRRLDAVDLEILRILARDCNIEINKLAKMIGLSVPSTRRRIRYLISSGILRGCSATIDTEALGVYTVVIKFRGEGLDEIIGGLEGNRSVERVYYSSSRGEGFVIARIPNVLDAEIMAEDMRKRGATSVEIYIVDNIAIERAWEPSEKVRGVVTYRCRFCGAPIVGKPYIVRSGHTILIFTNKKCAEAYFALKHKGEL; translated from the coding sequence TTGAGGAGGCTGAAGAGGAGGTTAGATGCTGTGGATCTCGAGATCCTGAGGATCCTTGCTAGGGATTGTAATATAGAGATTAACAAGCTGGCTAAGATGATAGGTCTTAGCGTTCCTTCAACGAGGAGGAGGATTAGATATCTAATATCCTCAGGCATTTTGAGGGGTTGTTCAGCAACCATAGATACCGAGGCCCTCGGTGTATATACAGTGGTTATTAAATTCCGTGGTGAGGGTCTTGATGAGATTATTGGGGGTTTAGAGGGCAATAGATCTGTTGAAAGGGTCTACTATTCAAGCAGCAGGGGCGAGGGCTTCGTAATAGCCAGGATTCCCAACGTGCTGGACGCAGAGATCATGGCTGAGGATATGAGGAAGAGGGGAGCAACATCAGTAGAGATCTATATAGTCGATAACATAGCAATTGAAAGGGCTTGGGAGCCAAGTGAAAAGGTCAGAGGAGTTGTAACATATAGATGCAGATTCTGTGGAGCACCCATAGTGGGGAAGCCATATATAGTAAGAAGCGGACACACAATACTTATTTTCACCAATAAAAAGTGCGCTGAAGCATACTTCGCCTTAAAGCATAAAGGAGAGCTGTAG
- a CDS encoding methyltransferase: MEVYRCEDPVANVYRPSHDTFLLADSLVAEADLLRRARIILDLGTGSGYIAKVISDLLRGLGVLVDIIAIDISPCAVLVAKENLRGDNNAGAMVIQCSGASCLRSGVIDFVAINPPYLPVDERSDWLGYSWSGGYKGVSVALDLLRGLAEVLRDGGVIYMVLSSLGDLEYFEEEARKLCYGLEVVRRSRLFFEELVVYRIRRAMC, from the coding sequence ATGGAGGTCTATAGGTGCGAGGATCCTGTGGCTAATGTGTATAGGCCTTCTCATGATACTTTCTTGCTAGCTGATTCCCTAGTTGCAGAGGCAGATCTCCTTAGGAGAGCTCGAATCATTCTAGATCTAGGTACTGGTAGTGGATATATTGCTAAGGTGATTAGCGATCTGTTAAGAGGTCTGGGGGTTTTGGTTGATATTATTGCTATAGATATAAGCCCATGCGCTGTTTTAGTTGCTAAGGAGAATCTCAGGGGAGACAATAATGCCGGGGCTATGGTTATACAGTGTAGCGGTGCCAGCTGTCTGAGGAGCGGGGTCATAGATTTTGTTGCTATAAACCCACCATATCTCCCTGTAGATGAGAGGAGCGATTGGCTTGGCTATTCATGGAGTGGTGGTTATAAGGGGGTCTCCGTAGCTCTCGATCTTCTGAGGGGATTGGCAGAGGTCCTAAGGGATGGGGGTGTTATATATATGGTTCTATCCAGTCTAGGCGATCTAGAGTACTTTGAGGAGGAGGCTAGGAAGCTATGCTATGGGCTAGAGGTTGTGAGGAGGTCTAGGCTATTTTTCGAGGAGCTCGTTGTATATAGGATTAGAAGGGCTATGTGTTAG
- a CDS encoding heavy metal-associated domain-containing protein, protein MSCCDIYGESNIRYEIAVSDVTCHACVERIRKAISSLVGVSIYDFKADYRARTCTLYIISDKDISWEEVEKALLKASEGTPHNYKIISFKKA, encoded by the coding sequence TTGTCCTGCTGCGATATATATGGAGAATCCAATATTAGGTATGAGATAGCGGTAAGCGATGTTACATGCCACGCCTGTGTGGAGAGGATTCGAAAAGCAATATCCTCTCTAGTGGGAGTCTCGATATATGACTTTAAGGCAGACTATAGGGCGAGGACATGTACCCTCTATATAATATCGGATAAAGACATATCGTGGGAAGAGGTTGAAAAAGCATTGCTCAAAGCATCTGAGGGTACACCACATAACTATAAAATTATATCTTTTAAAAAGGCTTGA
- a CDS encoding copper-translocating P-type ATPase gives MVREEVYRVIGMHCATCTITVQRSLAKLGVEAEVSLASDEARVRYDPSRVRPRDIVEAIRKAGYDVYREELIAIIRNLNSYDDERVLIQALEGVEGVIEVYASHIDRSVKVVYNPLQISQEGVIEAIRSLGYEISEVKHEAEVEDIGQKIASEELRKLRIYTYITLPLSLALAIYYMSGSLGYSPPLWGLGLLRDLAIGMPLSTIVLAIGSLRFLRPAIRSFINLSPGMDALVILGTYSAYIFSIASSLGLVSSEPFYEASAVVMSFIILGRYLEAKLKARTGEAVKKLAELQARSARVVRDGSEVEVPIDRVRVGDIVVVKPGERIPVDGVVKEGWAYVDESMMTGEPTPVEKSPGDAVFAGTMLLRGSIKIYTTRVGKDTTLGQIIKLVRIAQNSKPRIQRIVDRVAGFFTWAVIAIAITTFTYWYLIAGAPLGLAFMFAAAVLVIACPCALGLATPSAIVTGFGKGAEAGVLVRSAEVVDKIPRIRTIVFDKTGTLTIGRPRVVKVVSLVEGVSGDEILLLAAIAEKRSEHPIASAIVDAASEKGLGIRDPDSFENIPGQGVIAWIGGKTIAVGNEKLMRGVDADLNSNARKAAQEIMDMGYTAVYVAVDGRVAGVIGVGDEIRPEAPEVIRYLRERGYRVVMLTGDKEATARVVASRLGIDEVVAEASPEDKVDVIDRMRREGLGVAMVGDGINDAASLSKADLGIAMGGGTDIAREAGDVILVKNDLRGVIDLFRLVRAIRNKIYQNLFWAFIYNIVLIPIAAGALYSTGIYLRPELAGFAMAMSSISVTLSAQTLRRWRSIAFKEAKAMEKTEIAQTPRLSAAS, from the coding sequence ATGGTGAGGGAAGAGGTATATAGGGTTATTGGTATGCACTGCGCAACATGCACAATAACTGTTCAGAGGAGCCTAGCTAAGCTTGGTGTTGAGGCTGAGGTGAGCCTAGCATCTGATGAGGCGAGGGTTAGATATGATCCTTCTAGGGTTAGGCCTAGGGATATAGTTGAGGCGATTAGGAAGGCTGGTTATGATGTGTATAGGGAGGAGCTTATAGCTATTATTAGGAATTTAAATAGCTATGATGATGAGAGGGTCTTGATCCAGGCTTTAGAGGGTGTTGAGGGTGTTATAGAAGTCTATGCAAGCCATATAGATAGATCTGTTAAGGTTGTTTATAACCCACTCCAGATCTCTCAAGAGGGTGTTATAGAGGCGATAAGATCTCTTGGCTATGAGATCAGCGAGGTGAAGCATGAGGCAGAGGTTGAGGATATAGGTCAGAAGATCGCTTCCGAGGAGCTGAGAAAGCTTAGGATATACACCTATATCACCCTACCCCTCTCACTAGCCCTTGCAATCTACTATATGTCAGGATCCCTAGGCTATAGCCCCCCTCTATGGGGCTTGGGACTCTTAAGAGATCTAGCTATAGGTATGCCCCTCTCAACAATAGTCCTTGCGATAGGCTCTCTAAGGTTCCTAAGACCGGCTATAAGATCTTTCATCAATCTATCGCCAGGAATGGATGCCCTCGTGATCTTGGGTACATACTCTGCATATATATTCTCAATAGCATCCTCCCTAGGGCTGGTTAGTAGTGAGCCGTTCTACGAGGCCTCAGCTGTGGTTATGTCCTTCATAATCCTCGGAAGATATCTCGAGGCGAAGCTGAAGGCCAGGACTGGCGAGGCTGTTAAGAAGCTAGCGGAGCTCCAGGCTAGGAGTGCAAGGGTTGTTAGAGACGGCTCCGAGGTAGAGGTCCCCATAGATAGGGTGAGGGTTGGCGATATAGTGGTTGTAAAGCCTGGCGAGAGGATCCCTGTTGATGGTGTTGTTAAGGAGGGCTGGGCATATGTGGATGAATCTATGATGACTGGTGAGCCAACCCCTGTTGAGAAATCGCCTGGAGATGCTGTATTTGCTGGTACAATGCTTCTAAGAGGATCTATAAAGATCTACACCACCAGGGTTGGGAAGGACACAACGCTGGGGCAGATCATAAAGCTTGTGAGGATAGCCCAGAACTCCAAGCCGAGGATCCAGAGGATTGTTGATAGGGTAGCGGGGTTCTTCACATGGGCTGTGATAGCTATAGCTATCACTACATTCACATATTGGTATTTAATCGCAGGCGCCCCCCTCGGGCTAGCCTTTATGTTCGCAGCAGCGGTGCTCGTGATTGCATGCCCCTGCGCCCTTGGACTGGCAACCCCATCGGCGATAGTCACGGGCTTTGGGAAGGGTGCTGAGGCCGGTGTGCTTGTTAGGAGTGCTGAGGTTGTTGATAAGATACCTAGGATAAGAACCATTGTATTCGATAAGACAGGCACTCTAACCATTGGAAGGCCGAGGGTTGTTAAGGTTGTTAGCCTTGTGGAAGGGGTCAGCGGGGATGAGATCCTATTGCTAGCAGCCATAGCTGAGAAGAGGAGCGAGCATCCAATAGCTAGTGCTATAGTTGATGCTGCATCCGAGAAGGGCCTCGGAATAAGGGATCCAGATAGCTTTGAGAATATACCTGGGCAGGGTGTTATAGCATGGATCGGCGGCAAGACCATAGCTGTTGGTAATGAGAAGCTCATGAGAGGCGTTGACGCAGATCTCAATTCCAATGCTAGAAAGGCTGCCCAGGAGATAATGGATATGGGCTATACAGCGGTATATGTAGCTGTAGATGGAAGAGTAGCTGGTGTAATAGGTGTTGGTGATGAGATAAGGCCAGAGGCTCCAGAGGTTATCAGATATCTCCGCGAGAGAGGCTATAGAGTTGTTATGCTGACAGGCGATAAAGAGGCTACTGCAAGGGTTGTCGCATCGAGGCTAGGTATCGATGAGGTTGTTGCGGAGGCCTCGCCAGAGGATAAGGTGGATGTAATCGATAGGATGAGGAGGGAGGGCCTGGGAGTTGCAATGGTTGGCGATGGTATAAACGATGCTGCATCACTCAGCAAAGCTGATCTAGGTATCGCGATGGGAGGGGGTACTGATATAGCCAGGGAGGCGGGGGATGTGATCCTGGTTAAAAACGATCTCAGAGGAGTTATAGATCTATTTAGACTGGTTAGAGCCATCAGAAACAAGATCTATCAAAACCTCTTCTGGGCATTCATATACAACATAGTTTTAATACCGATAGCAGCTGGAGCACTATATAGCACGGGTATCTATCTAAGACCAGAGCTAGCAGGATTTGCAATGGCTATGAGCAGCATCTCAGTAACCCTCTCAGCCCAGACGCTGAGAAGATGGAGATCAATAGCTTTTAAAGAAGCAAAAGCCATGGAAAAGACAGAGATAGCACAGACACCAAGGCTAAGCGCCGCCAGCTAA
- a CDS encoding AIR synthase-related protein: MADLEGVVRRGLQIGLSREEILGKLVDQIIFYKNISWDDAVKYAATVYDETLTSLKPCGEEYRDIFCTKEIGASAGSVGIGSRGSGDFLFHRLLIDVARWGGDRDSSIEFDDAGWVRVGDLWVVAAVDGIHSRLSYFPLLAGFHAARAAARDVMVKGALPILFTVDLRIGDDGDPAYLLDLEAGVAAVSKYLGAPIVGGSTLRIGGDMVIGRRVVGTVMCVGISRRRPKARRDAKPGDLILMTMGAGGGTITTTAIYGGKPSIALRTINFNTLAALKEIISSDLMEEIHAMFDVTNGGLRGDLNEISRVAGVGFTIDIDAVLGLVDSDVLSMLRELDIDPLGVSLDSIVVIAREDVIEEVRKMLKARGVESGVIGKVIDQPRVLYRDRDGVEKPLEVLHRESPYTRIKKLVGVKAPDEWSKISAKLEEASKRAEALRDMLYELALKNTSLTPNPRG, from the coding sequence TTGGCGGATTTAGAGGGTGTGGTTAGAAGGGGTCTCCAGATAGGGCTCTCCAGGGAGGAGATCCTGGGGAAGCTTGTAGATCAGATTATATTTTATAAAAACATCTCGTGGGACGATGCTGTGAAATACGCGGCAACAGTATATGATGAGACCCTTACATCTCTCAAACCATGTGGAGAGGAGTATAGAGATATATTCTGCACCAAGGAGATCGGGGCCTCGGCAGGCTCTGTTGGGATAGGCTCTAGAGGCTCGGGGGACTTTCTATTCCACAGACTCTTGATAGATGTGGCTAGGTGGGGTGGTGATCGAGATTCATCTATAGAGTTCGATGATGCTGGCTGGGTTAGGGTGGGGGATCTATGGGTTGTAGCTGCTGTCGACGGGATCCATAGTAGGCTCTCATACTTCCCCCTGCTAGCTGGCTTCCACGCTGCAAGGGCCGCTGCGAGGGATGTGATGGTGAAGGGTGCTCTCCCAATACTATTCACCGTGGATCTTAGGATCGGCGATGATGGGGATCCAGCATATCTACTAGATCTAGAGGCTGGTGTTGCAGCCGTGTCAAAATATCTTGGGGCACCAATAGTTGGTGGATCTACGCTTAGGATCGGTGGGGATATGGTGATAGGCAGAAGAGTTGTTGGCACAGTTATGTGTGTTGGAATATCGAGGAGGAGGCCTAAGGCTAGGAGGGATGCTAAGCCCGGGGATCTGATCCTTATGACAATGGGTGCTGGAGGTGGTACTATAACCACTACAGCTATATATGGTGGGAAGCCCTCGATCGCTCTGAGGACTATTAACTTCAACACCCTCGCAGCCCTTAAAGAGATCATTAGCAGTGATCTGATGGAGGAGATCCACGCGATGTTCGATGTAACAAATGGAGGGCTTAGAGGAGATCTAAACGAGATCTCAAGGGTAGCTGGGGTGGGATTCACTATAGATATAGATGCCGTGCTAGGCCTGGTCGACAGCGATGTCCTCTCAATGCTGAGGGAGCTAGACATAGATCCCCTGGGGGTCTCGCTCGATAGCATAGTTGTTATAGCTAGAGAGGATGTTATAGAGGAGGTTAGAAAGATGCTCAAAGCAAGGGGGGTTGAGAGCGGTGTGATAGGCAAGGTAATAGATCAGCCGAGGGTTCTATATAGAGATAGGGATGGGGTTGAAAAACCCCTAGAGGTTCTCCACAGAGAATCACCATATACAAGGATAAAGAAGCTAGTGGGGGTGAAGGCTCCAGATGAGTGGAGTAAAATATCAGCCAAGCTGGAGGAGGCATCTAAGAGGGCAGAGGCTTTGAGGGATATGCTCTACGAGTTAGCCTTGAAAAACACATCTCTAACTCCTAACCCCAGAGGATAG
- a CDS encoding Ldh family oxidoreductase has product MAVYVGADELYRFALNALTRAGVSGEHASIVADHLVRANLRGVDSHGIIRLPYYVDGILRGEINPRPMIKVVAEGSSYALIDGDHGLGQVVALKATEIAIDKARSSGIAFVGARNLSHVGMLAYYVERIASNGLVGIASANAAPNIAPLGCKQPITGTNPLAIGFPTRSRPPVILDMAMSAAARGKILVAARKGEKIPEGWAMNREGRITTDPREALEGILLPFGGYKGFGLALAIDILCGIVLGAGYSLKLKRGWFSQGGFSIMAIKIDIFRPYNEYLEEIEEYIERVKSTPTVEGFEALIPGEPEYRAYRERIERGIPLDEETFKDLQDLANKLGIEPPSTLKLRH; this is encoded by the coding sequence ATGGCAGTATATGTGGGCGCTGATGAGCTCTATAGATTTGCTCTTAACGCTCTAACAAGGGCTGGTGTTTCGGGGGAGCATGCTTCAATAGTTGCTGATCATCTTGTGAGGGCTAATTTAAGGGGTGTTGATTCCCACGGGATTATAAGGCTTCCATACTATGTGGATGGTATTTTAAGGGGTGAGATAAATCCTAGGCCTATGATTAAGGTTGTTGCTGAGGGATCCTCTTACGCATTGATAGATGGAGATCATGGTTTGGGCCAAGTGGTTGCGTTGAAGGCTACAGAGATAGCTATTGATAAGGCTAGGAGTAGCGGTATAGCATTTGTTGGTGCCAGGAATCTCAGCCATGTTGGCATGCTAGCATATTATGTTGAGAGAATCGCAAGTAACGGGCTTGTTGGTATTGCATCTGCTAATGCAGCACCCAATATAGCGCCGCTAGGGTGTAAGCAGCCCATAACCGGTACGAACCCTCTTGCGATAGGCTTCCCAACAAGATCTAGGCCTCCGGTGATACTTGATATGGCTATGAGTGCAGCAGCTAGAGGTAAGATCCTTGTTGCTGCGAGGAAAGGGGAGAAGATACCAGAGGGCTGGGCTATGAATAGGGAGGGGAGAATCACAACAGATCCCAGGGAGGCGCTCGAAGGGATATTGCTACCCTTCGGAGGATATAAAGGCTTCGGCCTAGCCCTAGCTATAGATATACTCTGCGGCATAGTACTCGGGGCAGGCTATAGTCTTAAACTGAAAAGGGGATGGTTCTCGCAAGGAGGCTTTTCCATAATGGCTATAAAGATAGATATTTTCAGACCGTATAACGAATATCTCGAGGAGATAGAGGAGTATATAGAGAGGGTAAAGTCAACCCCAACCGTGGAAGGCTTTGAAGCCCTCATACCCGGGGAGCCTGAGTACAGAGCATATAGAGAGAGAATTGAGAGGGGTATTCCATTAGATGAGGAGACGTTCAAAGATCTCCAGGATCTAGCAAACAAACTTGGAATAGAACCACCATCAACTTTGAAATTAAGACATTAA
- a CDS encoding NAD-dependent epimerase/dehydratase family protein codes for MYRLKILVTGAAGFIGSFLVERLLSIGYGVIGIDNLSTGRLKNLSNAIGNPLFRFVRADLLEPSTWINDLSGVDAVFHLAANPEVRHSAREPLEHYHQNLTATMNVLEASRRAGARVFVFASSSTVYGDPEAIPTPESHPIKPISVYGATKAAGEMLCQTYSRLYGIKCLVLRYANIVGPRLGHGVIYDFIIKLIGNKESLEILGDGSQRKSYLHVYDAVEASIAAFNKILGEDLREEVYNIGNRDWVSVIEIADEVIKAMGLSNVRYIFKPSTPDGRGWPGDVKLMLLDISKIERATSWRPSMSSREAVRRTAETLVREIIT; via the coding sequence GTGTACAGGCTGAAGATCCTGGTTACAGGGGCTGCTGGATTTATAGGTAGCTTCCTTGTGGAGAGGCTACTCAGCATAGGCTATGGAGTAATAGGAATTGATAACCTATCCACAGGCAGGCTTAAAAACCTTTCTAATGCCATCGGCAACCCGTTGTTTAGGTTTGTTAGGGCTGATCTGCTCGAGCCCTCCACATGGATCAACGATCTCTCTGGTGTAGACGCTGTTTTCCATCTAGCCGCAAACCCCGAGGTTAGGCACTCGGCTAGGGAGCCTCTGGAGCATTACCACCAGAATCTCACAGCAACTATGAATGTGCTTGAGGCCTCGAGGAGAGCTGGTGCCAGGGTGTTTGTGTTTGCATCTAGCAGCACGGTATATGGAGATCCAGAGGCTATCCCAACACCGGAGAGCCACCCTATAAAGCCTATAAGTGTTTATGGTGCTACCAAGGCTGCTGGCGAGATGCTGTGCCAGACATACTCGAGGCTATATGGGATTAAATGCCTTGTGCTTAGATATGCGAACATAGTTGGCCCTAGGCTGGGGCACGGGGTTATATATGATTTTATAATAAAGCTTATAGGTAATAAGGAGTCTCTGGAAATCCTTGGGGATGGTTCTCAGAGGAAGAGCTATCTACATGTTTATGACGCAGTTGAAGCATCGATCGCCGCTTTTAACAAGATCCTCGGCGAGGATCTTAGAGAGGAGGTCTATAACATAGGTAATAGAGACTGGGTCTCGGTGATAGAGATAGCAGATGAGGTGATCAAAGCTATGGGGCTTAGCAATGTTAGATATATATTCAAACCAAGCACCCCAGATGGGAGGGGATGGCCTGGGGATGTTAAGCTAATGCTGCTAGATATATCCAAGATCGAGAGGGCCACTAGTTGGAGGCCCAGCATGTCTAGTAGAGAAGCTGTTAGGAGAACAGCAGAGACCCTGGTTAGAGAGATTATAACCTAG
- a CDS encoding TlpA disulfide reductase family protein has product MAKAKSIRGGGRDRKGGRRRIGLYISIIVLLACCGIPLLLLATGILGIQQSGQPLAIPPAQVAGTYDLKGLVVRTIDGEELSLGDAGGKPRVLVAVATWCGTCAVALMSVREAVKQFGDNISVVVIGVWSEGLIRELSKQYSLAGAPQPDTPESLKSFVERFGDPRWKIVLDSDAKILKALGLRYIDAVIVLDRNGREVYRAEPGGYARVSDIASAIEKALKP; this is encoded by the coding sequence ATGGCAAAGGCTAAGAGCATAAGGGGTGGTGGGAGGGATAGAAAGGGCGGTCGAAGAAGAATAGGGCTCTACATATCTATCATAGTCCTCCTAGCATGCTGCGGCATCCCCCTATTACTCCTAGCCACAGGCATTCTAGGGATCCAGCAGTCTGGGCAGCCTTTAGCGATTCCACCGGCTCAGGTTGCTGGGACATATGATCTCAAAGGCCTTGTGGTCAGAACTATAGATGGCGAGGAGCTATCCTTAGGCGATGCAGGCGGCAAGCCACGGGTATTAGTTGCAGTTGCAACCTGGTGTGGCACCTGCGCAGTAGCCCTTATGAGCGTTAGGGAGGCGGTTAAGCAATTCGGTGACAACATCTCTGTAGTGGTGATAGGTGTGTGGAGCGAGGGGCTTATAAGGGAGCTCTCAAAGCAGTATAGCCTGGCAGGTGCTCCCCAGCCAGATACGCCGGAATCCCTTAAAAGCTTTGTGGAGAGGTTCGGAGACCCTAGATGGAAGATCGTGCTGGACAGCGATGCAAAGATCTTGAAGGCCCTGGGGCTGAGATATATAGACGCGGTTATCGTGCTCGATAGAAACGGGAGAGAGGTATATAGGGCAGAGCCAGGGGGGTATGCGAGGGTAAGCGATATAGCCAGCGCGATAGAGAAGGCGTTGAAGCCGTGA
- a CDS encoding mandelate racemase/muconate lactonizing enzyme family protein, with product MDRIRDLEIYILGGRDSPDQWASASLIIRVLSDDGEIGYGEAIPTRRVNQVVKAFEEIKELVKGREVYALPKLYWEWYKHEYYLPFSIESVSAYSAFDIAIYDLLGRRHGMPIYMLLGGLARDKIKVYANAWYRDCVSPECFAEKAKKAVAMGFKALKFDPFGPYFDIIDRKGLDEAVERVRAVREAVGRYVDLLIEFHGRFNVSSAISAIRELEQFDPLFYEEPIHPEKNLEGLRRIRMVTSRRIALGERILFPEDAARLLRDGLVDVLQPDITNCLGFTGITRIRALAEVYSAELAPHNAFGPIQHAATIQFDANTNNLLIQESFYEFWPEWKRKLIKDPFKIESGYHLVPRKPGLGVDVDDSILNEMRIHEVRAPYSEEPVWVVKNTWRSYIE from the coding sequence TTGGATAGGATCAGGGATTTAGAGATCTATATCTTAGGTGGCCGTGATAGCCCGGATCAGTGGGCTTCAGCGTCCCTAATCATAAGGGTTCTAAGTGATGATGGAGAGATCGGCTATGGCGAGGCTATCCCAACTAGGAGGGTTAACCAGGTGGTTAAGGCTTTCGAGGAGATCAAAGAGCTTGTAAAGGGTAGGGAAGTCTATGCCCTTCCCAAGCTTTATTGGGAGTGGTATAAGCATGAATACTATCTACCATTCTCCATAGAATCTGTTAGTGCATATAGCGCTTTTGATATAGCAATCTACGATCTATTGGGTAGGAGGCATGGCATGCCTATCTACATGTTGCTTGGAGGCCTTGCAAGGGATAAGATCAAGGTTTATGCAAATGCATGGTATAGAGATTGTGTCTCTCCAGAATGCTTTGCGGAAAAGGCCAAGAAGGCCGTTGCAATGGGTTTTAAAGCCCTTAAGTTCGACCCGTTTGGCCCATACTTTGACATAATAGATAGAAAAGGGCTTGATGAAGCTGTTGAGAGGGTTAGAGCTGTTAGGGAGGCTGTGGGTAGATATGTAGATCTATTGATCGAGTTCCACGGAAGATTCAACGTATCCTCAGCGATCTCTGCAATTAGAGAGCTAGAGCAGTTCGACCCACTATTCTATGAAGAGCCTATCCACCCAGAGAAGAATCTTGAGGGGCTGAGAAGGATAAGGATGGTAACTAGCAGGAGAATAGCTCTAGGCGAGAGGATCCTCTTTCCAGAGGATGCTGCAAGGCTCCTAAGAGATGGCTTGGTGGATGTGCTGCAGCCAGATATAACCAACTGCCTAGGTTTCACAGGGATTACAAGGATAAGAGCCCTAGCAGAGGTCTACTCAGCAGAGCTAGCTCCCCACAACGCTTTCGGCCCGATACAGCATGCAGCTACAATTCAGTTTGATGCAAACACCAATAACCTCCTGATCCAGGAGAGCTTCTATGAATTCTGGCCAGAGTGGAAGAGAAAACTTATAAAAGATCCATTTAAGATTGAGAGCGGATACCACCTAGTCCCAAGAAAACCAGGACTTGGAGTTGATGTTGACGACTCCATACTAAACGAGATGAGGATCCACGAGGTTAGAGCACCATATTCAGAGGAGCCTGTCTGGGTGGTTAAAAATACATGGAGAAGCTATATCGAGTGA
- a CDS encoding YHS domain-containing protein produces the protein MPRDPVCGAEVPENIEFRVEYRGKTYYFCCEHCMNAFKRNPERYVSKAG, from the coding sequence ATGCCGAGAGATCCTGTATGCGGCGCAGAAGTACCAGAGAATATAGAGTTTAGAGTGGAGTATAGGGGTAAGACATACTACTTCTGCTGTGAACACTGCATGAATGCATTTAAGAGGAATCCAGAGAGATATGTATCTAAGGCTGGGTGA